The Candidatus Syntrophosphaera sp. genome includes a region encoding these proteins:
- a CDS encoding VWA domain-containing protein, producing MAIDISGSMLAMDFAPQNRLGAAVSVAKDFVRKRPNDRFGLVAFSEYALTQSPLTFDHNAMLRQLERLEVNQEASFTAIGLGLAKAVARLKDSSAKSRIVILITDGVSNTGEIDPVSAARMAREFGIKVYPIGVGSNAYVDYPMIDPRFGSFYGKVFVELDMETLDRVAEITGTEKAALASDREQLQAIMAKIDTLEKSDYSAQIRYVWAEQFMALLWAAFILILAELLLRLLFLPVLPES from the coding sequence TTGGCCATCGATATCAGCGGATCGATGCTGGCGATGGACTTCGCTCCCCAAAACCGGCTCGGGGCGGCCGTGTCTGTGGCCAAGGATTTTGTGCGGAAAAGGCCCAACGACCGTTTCGGCCTGGTCGCCTTTTCCGAATACGCGCTCACCCAGAGTCCGCTCACCTTCGACCACAACGCCATGCTGAGGCAGCTCGAAAGGCTGGAGGTGAACCAGGAGGCGTCGTTCACGGCGATCGGCCTTGGCCTGGCCAAAGCGGTGGCGCGGCTCAAGGACAGTTCCGCCAAAAGCAGGATCGTCATCCTGATCACCGACGGAGTGAGCAACACCGGTGAGATCGATCCCGTCAGCGCGGCCAGGATGGCCCGTGAATTCGGGATCAAGGTCTATCCGATCGGGGTGGGCAGCAACGCCTATGTGGATTATCCGATGATCGATCCCCGCTTCGGCTCCTTTTACGGGAAGGTATTCGTGGAACTGGACATGGAGACCCTGGACAGGGTCGCGGAGATCACGGGCACCGAAAAAGCCGCCCTGGCCAGCGACAGGGAACAGCTGCAGGCGATCATGGCCAAGATCGACACCCTGGAAAAGTCCGATTACAGCGCCCAGATCCGCTATGTCTGGGCGGAGCAGTTCATGGCCCTGCTCTGGGCCGCCTTCATCCTGATCCTGGCGGAACTCTTGCTGCGCCTGCTGTTCCTGCCGGTATTGCCGGAGAGCTGA